In Caretta caretta isolate rCarCar2 chromosome 4, rCarCar1.hap1, whole genome shotgun sequence, one genomic interval encodes:
- the ALPK1 gene encoding alpha-protein kinase 1 isoform X2 → MVKDCATAAAIVFLIDRFLYWVDASSKLLRIAKGLHKLQPATPIAPQVVIRLARISVNSGKLLKAEYILSSLINDNGATGVWLYDKESDRILVQSVCIQIRGQILQKLGMWYEAAELIWASIVGYFKLPQPDKKGIATSLGILADIFVSMSEKDYNSFKNNSQVDLRLLQEFDHRFLSAAEACKLAAAFSQYTPLFVLTAVNIRGTCLLSYSYSTQCPPEKRKFYLSEAKKSFEIGLLTKKENDPVTSRQELHSFIKAAFCLTTVNRQLYGQSERLCVVRQLCSEAMEKLYAYSTSPFTEDQDKETLAKEIMSLIMSVKEHLQVQSFPNSDARSYVPDSYKGVVEKPILRGEVNFEKILEMHSQHHRSVSEVFESTCRSQETRHREAKMGACITVLKTDTKNVDTICNTEEKLCGGKDIAKISASQNTRRSHERLHGQTRRRWISSNAMNVSLVEEMESKPLDKVTNDENGIFSSLQSRSQTTRSLKSWSKLSKSSSSASWEELDCNASNTLPRDWQQRGKGSVDEQCCTVSTESTEGNVQGGSLHSSFQTHHLSLQESPGGCSDPSQHSLKNNMLFANRLADVSSASREGLLQGTEPERDASKQNAGDANSIDFRNNAISFVDLKGSHFSGPNRPEREMISSSLVELESFEMIESRTEDSNRDFSVIHSPTQRSRVEGNVIDDEAYKRITEPLSRNSYVWIDPEGDTVDSTDDLSVEPHIPIGKVGTTTSISNKSKIASDSFVRDWINKSSAGNGSFEMPEVDTQADTEDEWEFAFSNRGSSVNNTPAMNAPRPQLNHRVGIRISPSGRKKPEADNFHDCATTEEDEAEKYRNVLNSSHSSSSSLKSWYKSAQFSSSFSELESPSFLNSSGSSFVFVPGRTKEQILKARFLEDDDYEKLLSGVEHHWLVQRLESTGILKARQLHKAYSALLLKYSKKSGLWTGQETAVYIGDYLSVAKEGKQRTAFWIHFLHQEETLGRYVGKEYKEEKGLLNHFIDVERQMTAQYYVTEFNKRLYEQKIPTQIFYIPSAVLLILEGKSIKRCVSVEPYILGEFVKLSNNTKVVKTEYKATEYGLAFGHFSHEFSHGTDVVVDLQGWVTGNGKGLIYLTDPQIHSLNGKDVSHSTNFGEKGIYYFFNNQHVECNEICHHLSLTRPSVAEPN, encoded by the exons gaaaacttttaaaagctgagtaTATTCTAAGCAGCCTTATAAATGACAATGGAGCAACAG GCGTGTGGCTGTATGACAAGGAAAGTGATAGGATTCTTGTTCAGTCAGTCTGTATACAGATCAGAGGACAGATTCTGCAAAAGCTTG GAATGTGGTATGAGGCAGCGGAGCTGATTTGGGCTTCAATTGTAGGCTATTTCAAACTGCCTCAGCCAGATAAAAAG ggAATTGCTACATCACTGGGTATTTTGGCTGACATCTTTGTTTCCATGAGTGAGAAAGATTATAATAGTTTTAAAAACAACTCTCAAGTTGACCTG CGCCTTCTCCAAGAGTTTGACCATCGCTTCCTGTCAGCTGCTGAAGCCTGCAAGCTGGCAGCTGCCTTCAGCCAGTACACCCCGCTTTTTGTGCTCACAGCAGTA aaCATCCGTGGCACATGCTTATTGTCCTATAGTTACTCCACACAATGTCCTCCAGAGAAGAGAAAGTTCTATTTGTCTGAAGCTAAGAAATCCTTTGAAATTGGTCTCCTCACCAAGAAAGAAAATGACCCTGTCACTAGCAGGCAGGAGCTTCATAGTTTcattaaagcagctttttgccTTACAACAGTTAATCGGCAGCTCTACGGGCAAAGCGAGAGACTCTGTGTGGTGAGACAGCTATGTAGCGAAGCCATGGAGAAACTGTACGCTTACAGCACTTCACCTTTTACAGAAGATCAAGACAAAGAAACACTTGCCAAAGAGATCATGTCTTTGATCATGTCTGTCAAGGAGCATTTACAAGTACAAAGCTTCCCTAATTCAGATGCCAGATCTTATGTTCCTGATAGCTACAAAGGTGTAGTAGAAAAGCCTATCTTGCGTGGTGAAGTGAATTTTGAGAAAATCCTTGAAATGCATTCCCAGCATCATAGGTCAGTAAGTGAAGTGTTTGAAAGTACTTGCAGGAGCCAGGAAACCAGGCACAGAGAAGCCAAAATGGGAGCTTGCATCACTGTCTTAAAAACTGACACTAAAAATGTAGACACTATATGTAACACTGAAGAAAAATTATGCGGTGGCAAGGACATTGCCAAAATCTCTgcttcacaaaacacaagaagAAGCCATGAGAGACTCCATGGGCAAACAAGAAGGAGATGGATTAGTTCTAATGCAATGAACGTCTCCCTTGTAGAAGAAATGGAGAGCAAGCCATTAGACAAAGTTACCAATGATGAAAATGGCATTTTCAGCAGTTTGCAAAGCAGGAGTCAAACCACTAGGTCTTTGAAGTCTTGGAGCAAGTTGTCAAAATCAAGTTCCTCTGCTAGCTGGGAGGAGCTAGATTGCAACGCCAGCAATACGCTTCCCAGAGATTGGCAACAAAGGGGAAAGGGCTCAGTGGATGAGCAGTGTTGCACAGTCTCAACTGAATCTACTGAGGGAAATGTTCAAGGCGGGAGCCTGCACTCGTCCTTCCAAACTCATCATCTCTCTCTCCAGGAGTCACCAGGTGGCTgttcagatccttctcagcattCATTAAAGAATAATATGCTCTTTGCTAATAGACTAGCAGATGTGTCCTCAGCTTCCAGAGAAGGGCTCTTGCAGGGGACAGAACCTGAAAGGGATGCCTCAAAACAGAACGCAGGGGATGCCAATAGTATAGACTTCAGGAACAATGCTATTTCTTTCGTGGACTTAAAGGGTTCCCATTTTTCTGGTCCCAACAGACCTGAGAGGGAGATGATTTCCTCTTCCTTGGTAGAATTAGAATCCTTTGAAATGATTGAGTCCAGAACCGAGGATAGCAATAGAGACTTCAGTGTTATTCACAGCCCTACTCAGCGCAGCAGAGTGGAAGGAAATGTAATAGATGATGAAGCGTATAAAAGAATCACAGAGCCATTATCTAGAAATAGTTATGTGTGGATTGACCCGGAAGGAGATACTGTAGACAGTACAGATGATCTGTCAGTTGAGCCTCATATACCTATAGGTAAGGTAGGTACTACTACATCTATAAGCAACAAGTCAAAAATAGCAAGTGATTCCTTTGTACGTGATTGGATTAATAAATCTTCTGCTGGAAATGGGTCTTTTGAAATGCCTGAAGTTGACACCCAGGCAGATACAGAAGATGAATGGGAGTTTGCTTTCAGCAATAGAGGGAGCTCAGTAAACAACACTCCTGCCATGAATGCTCCAAGGCCTCAACTTAACCACAGGGTTGGGATCAGAATTTCACCATCAGGGAGGAAGAAGCCAGAAGCTGACAATTTTCATGACTGTGCTACCACAGAGGAAGATGAAGCGGAAAAGTACAGGAATGTTCTGAACAGCAGCCACAGCTCAAGCTCCTCTCTGAAATCATGGTACAAATCAGCGCAGTTTTCCAGCAGTTTCTCTGAACTAGAGAGTCCATCTTTTCTGAACTCCAGTGGGAGCTCTTTTGTCTTTGTGcctgggagaaccaaagaacaaatCCTAAAAGCTCGCTTTCTAGAGGATGATGACTATGAGAAGCTCTTGTCAGGTGTAGAGCATCACTGGCTAGTGCAGAGACTGGAGTCTACTGGAATATTGAAGGCTAGGCAGCTCCATAAAGCATACT CTGCTCTTCTTCTGAAATACTCCAAGAAATCTGGGCTGTGGACAGGCCAGGAAACAGCTGTGTATATTGGAGACTACCTGAGCGTGGCGAAGGAAGGCAAACAAAGGACTGCATTTTGGATACACTTTCTGCATCAAGAAGAAACTTTGGGAAG GTATGTTGGGAAAGAGTATAAAGAAGAAAAGGGGCTTCTTAATCATTTCATTGATGTAGAGCGACAAATGACTGCCCAGTACTACGTGACAGAATTCAACAAAAGGCTGTATGAGCAAAAGATCCCAACACAGATCTTTTACATCCCCTCTGCAGTACTCCTG atATTAGAAGGCAAATCTATAAAAAGATGTGTGAGTGTGGAGCCCTATATTCTGGGAGAATTTGTGAAACTATCTAATAACACAAAAGTAGTAAAAACAGAGTACAAAGCCACAGAGTATGGCTTGGCCTTTGGCCATTTCTCCCATGAGTTTTCCCATGGCACAGATGTGGTTGTCGATTTGCAAG GTTGGGTGACTGGTAATGGAAAAGGCCTCATCTACCTCACAGACCCCCAGATTCATTCTCTTAATGGGAAAGATGTTTCACACTCCACCAACTTTGGAGAGAAAGGAATTTATTATTTCTTCAATAATCAACACGTGGAGTGCAATGAAATCTGCCATCATCTTTCTTTAACGAGGCCTTCGGTAGCAGAACCTAACTAG